From the genome of Bacteroides sp. MSB163, one region includes:
- a CDS encoding ABC-F family ATP-binding cassette domain-containing protein, which produces MISVEGLKVEFNATPLFEDVSYVINKKDRIALVGKNGAGKSTMLKILAGLQQPTSGVVAIPRECTIGYLPQVMILSDKRTVMQEAELAFEHIFEMQADIERMNRQLAERTDYDSEEYHKLIDRFTHENERFLMMGGTNFRAEIERTLQGLGFSREDFDRSTSEFSGGWRMRIELAKLLLRRPDVLLLDEPTNHLDIESIQWLENFLSTRANAVVLVSHDRAFLNNVTTRTIEITCGQIYDYKVKYDEFVVLRKERREQQLRAYENQQKQIEDTEAFIERFRYKATKAVQVQSRIKQLEKIERIEVDEEDNSALRLKFACSSRSGSYPVICENVRKAYGDHVIFHDVNLTINRGEKVAFVGKNGEGKSTLVKCIMGEITDYTGKLTLGHNVQIGYFAQNQAQLLDESLTVFDTIDRVAVGEIRLKIRDILGAFMFGGEASDKKVKVLSGGERTRLAMIKLLLEPVNFLILDEPTNHLDMRSKDVLKDAIREFDGTVILVSHDRDFLDGLATKVYEFGGGIVKEHLGGIYDFLQKKQIESLNELQKAPALSTSPSGGKENTDTATQSSGAKLSYEEQKELNKKLKKLERRVADCESEIEQTESAIAILEARMATPEGASDMALYEQHQKLKQQLDSVMEEWDAVSTELEEARKAQ; this is translated from the coding sequence ATGATATCAGTAGAAGGACTGAAGGTAGAATTTAATGCAACCCCTCTGTTCGAAGACGTCTCTTACGTAATCAACAAAAAAGACCGCATCGCCCTGGTGGGTAAGAATGGTGCGGGTAAGTCTACCATGCTCAAGATATTGGCCGGACTACAGCAGCCCACTTCCGGCGTCGTTGCCATTCCCCGCGAATGTACTATCGGTTACCTGCCACAGGTGATGATTCTTAGTGATAAGCGTACCGTGATGCAAGAGGCGGAACTGGCTTTCGAACACATCTTCGAAATGCAAGCGGACATCGAACGCATGAACCGGCAACTTGCCGAACGCACCGATTATGACAGCGAAGAATACCATAAACTCATCGACCGTTTCACTCACGAGAACGAACGTTTCCTGATGATGGGCGGCACCAACTTCCGTGCTGAAATAGAACGAACCTTGCAAGGTTTAGGTTTCAGCCGCGAAGACTTCGACCGCTCCACCAGTGAGTTCTCCGGTGGTTGGCGTATGCGTATCGAGCTTGCCAAACTCCTGCTTCGCCGTCCCGATGTGCTGTTGCTCGACGAGCCTACCAACCACCTGGATATTGAGAGTATCCAATGGCTTGAAAACTTCCTTTCCACACGTGCCAATGCCGTGGTATTGGTGAGTCACGACCGTGCATTTCTCAATAACGTCACCACACGTACCATTGAAATTACTTGCGGACAGATTTACGACTACAAAGTGAAGTATGACGAATTCGTCGTACTACGCAAGGAACGCCGTGAACAGCAACTCCGTGCCTATGAGAATCAGCAGAAACAGATAGAAGATACCGAAGCCTTCATCGAACGCTTCCGCTATAAAGCCACGAAAGCAGTGCAGGTACAGAGCCGCATTAAACAACTGGAAAAGATAGAACGCATCGAGGTAGACGAGGAAGACAACTCGGCATTGCGCCTGAAGTTTGCTTGCAGCAGCCGTAGCGGAAGTTACCCTGTCATCTGTGAGAATGTCCGGAAAGCCTATGGCGACCATGTCATCTTCCACGATGTCAACCTGACCATAAACCGTGGTGAGAAAGTGGCGTTCGTAGGTAAGAACGGTGAAGGTAAATCCACCCTGGTAAAGTGTATCATGGGGGAAATCACCGACTATACCGGTAAGCTCACCCTCGGTCATAATGTACAGATCGGTTACTTCGCCCAGAACCAGGCACAACTTCTGGATGAAAGTCTGACGGTATTCGATACCATCGACCGTGTAGCCGTAGGCGAGATCCGCCTGAAGATACGCGATATCCTCGGTGCCTTCATGTTCGGCGGCGAAGCTTCTGATAAGAAGGTGAAAGTGTTGTCCGGTGGAGAACGTACCCGCCTCGCAATGATCAAGCTCCTGCTGGAACCTGTGAACTTCCTGATACTGGATGAACCGACCAACCACCTCGATATGCGTTCGAAGGATGTACTGAAAGATGCCATTCGCGAATTTGACGGTACAGTCATTTTAGTAAGCCACGACCGTGATTTCCTGGACGGACTTGCGACTAAAGTATATGAATTCGGTGGTGGAATTGTGAAAGAACACCTCGGTGGCATCTACGACTTCCTGCAAAAGAAGCAGATAGAAAGCCTGAACGAATTACAGAAAGCCCCCGCACTTTCTACCTCACCCTCCGGTGGAAAAGAGAATACGGATACCGCCACTCAGTCTTCCGGTGCCAAGCTTTCCTATGAAGAGCAGAAGGAACTGAACAAGAAGCTCAAAAAACTGGAACGTCGCGTTGCCGACTGTGAATCGGAGATAGAGCAGACCGAGTCTGCCATCGCCATTCTCGAAGCCCGGATGGCAACTCCTGAGGGAGCTTCGGATATGGCCCTTTACGAGCAGCATCAGAAACTGAAGCAACAACTCGACTCTGTGATGGAAGAGTGGGATGCCGTCTCTACCGAACTGGAAGAGGCTCGGAAAGCACAATAA
- a CDS encoding M13 family metallopeptidase, whose translation MKVTHYLSLAAACLMMAGCGTGKQKAEMTAGIQLANLDTTALPGSSFYQYACGGWIENHPLSPEYSQYGSFTELAENNRKQIQGLIEELAATQHEAGSVAQKVGDLYKIVMDSVKLNKEGVAPIKADLEQIASLKDKEAVYALLADLRKQGIGAYLGLYVAADEMNSNENAVQLYQSGLSMGERDYYLATDPSTTAIRDAFRTHVQKMYQLAGFDEATAKKGMEVVMDVETRLAKAFRSRTELRDPHANYNKMSMEEVKKNYPTFNWDAYLSGLGLTDVKEIIVGQPASVAEAANILNTLPVDQQALYLQWKLIDSAAGYLNDEMAQQNFDFYERTMSGTQEMQPRWKTAVSVVSSALGEAVGQMYVEKYFPAAAKERMVSLVKNLQTSLGERINNLAWMSDETKLKAQEKLATFHVKIGYPDKWKDYSTLEIKDDSYWNNIKRANLWGYAEMVAKAGKPVDKDEWLMTPQTVNAYYNPTTNEICFPAGILQYPFFDMDADDAFNYGAIGVVIGHEMTHGFDDQGRQYDKDGNLKDWWTEEDAKNFEKRADVMVAFFDSIEVAPGVHANGRMTLGENIADHGGLQVSYQAFKKATAAAPLEVKDGFTPEQRFFLAYANVWANNTRPEAILQLTKIDVHSLGKWRVDAALPHIAAWYDAFGITEKDPMYVPAAERVSIW comes from the coding sequence ATGAAAGTAACTCATTATTTATCTTTAGCCGCAGCTTGCCTTATGATGGCGGGATGTGGTACGGGCAAGCAGAAAGCTGAAATGACAGCCGGTATCCAGCTTGCCAATCTTGACACAACTGCCCTTCCGGGGAGTAGTTTCTATCAGTACGCCTGTGGCGGTTGGATTGAAAACCATCCACTTTCACCTGAGTATTCACAGTACGGTTCTTTTACAGAACTTGCCGAGAATAACCGTAAGCAGATACAAGGTTTGATTGAAGAACTGGCTGCCACTCAGCACGAAGCCGGCAGTGTAGCGCAAAAGGTAGGCGACCTCTACAAGATTGTTATGGACAGCGTGAAGCTGAATAAGGAAGGTGTTGCTCCTATCAAAGCCGATCTGGAACAGATTGCTTCCCTGAAAGATAAGGAAGCAGTTTATGCTTTGCTCGCCGATCTGCGCAAGCAGGGCATCGGTGCTTACCTCGGCCTCTATGTGGCTGCCGACGAAATGAACAGTAACGAGAACGCCGTGCAGCTTTATCAAAGCGGCTTGAGCATGGGCGAACGCGATTACTATCTGGCTACTGACCCTTCTACTACCGCTATCCGTGATGCCTTCCGTACTCATGTACAGAAAATGTATCAGTTGGCCGGTTTCGATGAAGCTACTGCCAAGAAAGGTATGGAAGTGGTTATGGACGTGGAAACCCGTCTTGCCAAAGCTTTCCGTTCTCGTACCGAACTGCGTGACCCGCATGCCAACTACAATAAGATGAGCATGGAAGAGGTGAAGAAGAATTATCCTACTTTCAACTGGGACGCATACCTTTCAGGTCTTGGACTGACAGATGTGAAGGAAATCATTGTCGGCCAGCCCGCTTCAGTAGCTGAAGCTGCCAACATCCTGAACACCTTACCTGTTGATCAGCAAGCTCTTTACCTGCAATGGAAACTGATTGATTCTGCTGCCGGTTATTTGAATGACGAGATGGCTCAACAGAACTTCGACTTCTACGAACGCACCATGTCCGGAACGCAGGAAATGCAACCCCGCTGGAAGACTGCCGTTTCTGTAGTAAGCTCCGCACTGGGTGAAGCCGTAGGCCAGATGTATGTAGAGAAATACTTCCCCGCCGCTGCCAAGGAACGTATGGTATCTTTGGTGAAGAACCTTCAGACCAGCTTGGGCGAACGCATCAACAACCTTGCCTGGATGAGCGACGAAACCAAGCTGAAAGCACAGGAGAAACTGGCTACTTTCCACGTGAAGATCGGTTATCCTGATAAGTGGAAAGACTACTCTACGTTGGAAATCAAAGACGATTCATATTGGAACAACATCAAACGTGCCAATCTTTGGGGATATGCCGAAATGGTTGCCAAAGCCGGTAAACCGGTGGACAAGGACGAGTGGCTGATGACTCCGCAAACCGTAAACGCTTATTACAACCCGACAACGAACGAAATCTGTTTCCCTGCCGGTATCCTGCAATATCCGTTCTTCGATATGGATGCTGACGATGCTTTCAATTACGGTGCAATCGGTGTTGTAATCGGCCATGAGATGACACACGGCTTCGACGACCAAGGTCGCCAGTACGACAAAGACGGTAATCTGAAAGACTGGTGGACGGAAGAAGATGCCAAGAACTTCGAGAAACGTGCCGATGTAATGGTTGCTTTCTTTGACAGCATCGAAGTTGCGCCGGGGGTACATGCCAACGGTCGTATGACACTGGGTGAGAACATTGCCGACCACGGAGGTTTGCAGGTATCTTACCAGGCATTCAAGAAGGCTACTGCTGCCGCTCCGCTGGAAGTAAAAGACGGTTTCACTCCCGAACAACGCTTCTTCCTGGCTTATGCCAATGTTTGGGCTAACAATACCCGTCCCGAAGCCATCCTGCAATTGACGAAGATCGACGTGCATTCTTTGGGCAAATGGCGTGTAGACGCTGCGTTGCCGCACATTGCTGCATGGTATGATGCATTTGGCATTACGGAGAAAGATCCGATGTATGTACCGGCGGCAGAACGCGTCTCTATCTGGTAA
- the purH gene encoding bifunctional phosphoribosylaminoimidazolecarboxamide formyltransferase/IMP cyclohydrolase — translation MSETKRIKTALVSVYHKEGLDEIITKLHEEGVEFLSTGGTRQFIESLGYPCKAVEDLTTYPSILGGRVKTLHPKVFGGILCRRGLEQDMQQIEKYEIPEIDLVIVDLYPFEATVASGADEPTIIEKIDIGGISLIRAAAKNYNDVVIIASQAQYQPFRDMLMEHGATTSLEERRWFAKEAFSVSSHYDSAIFNYFDGEEGSAFRCSANNQKTLRYGENPHQKGYFYGNLEAMFDQIHGKEISYNNLLDINAAVDLIDEFEETTFAVLKHNNACGLASRPTVLEAWNDALAGDPVSAFGGVLITNGVIDKDAAEEINKIFFEVIIAPDYDVDALEILGQKKNRIILVRKPAALPKKQFRSLLNGVLVQDRDLNIEKPEDLKTATTKVPTAQEIEDMLFANKIVKNSKSNAIVLAKGKQLLASGVGQTSRVDALKQAIEKAKNFGFDLKGAVMASDAFFPFPDCVEIAGNEGVTAVIQPGGSIKDQLSFDYCNEHGIAMVITGIRHFKH, via the coding sequence ATGTCTGAAACAAAAAGAATTAAAACCGCTTTAGTATCGGTTTATCATAAGGAAGGTTTGGACGAAATCATCACCAAACTGCATGAAGAAGGAGTTGAGTTTCTGTCAACAGGCGGAACTCGTCAGTTTATAGAATCACTGGGTTATCCCTGTAAAGCAGTGGAAGACTTGACCACGTATCCCTCTATTCTGGGTGGACGTGTGAAGACCCTGCATCCGAAAGTGTTCGGTGGTATTCTCTGCCGTCGCGGACTGGAACAGGATATGCAACAGATAGAAAAATATGAAATTCCCGAAATAGACCTCGTTATCGTCGATTTGTATCCGTTTGAAGCTACCGTAGCTTCCGGTGCCGACGAGCCGACTATCATCGAGAAAATAGATATAGGCGGTATCTCATTGATCCGTGCAGCTGCCAAGAATTACAATGACGTGGTTATCATTGCTTCTCAGGCACAATACCAGCCGTTCCGCGATATGCTGATGGAACATGGAGCTACCACTTCGCTGGAAGAACGCCGTTGGTTTGCCAAAGAGGCGTTTTCCGTTTCTTCTCATTACGATTCAGCCATCTTCAACTACTTCGATGGCGAAGAAGGTTCCGCATTCCGTTGCTCTGCCAATAATCAGAAAACTTTGCGCTACGGCGAGAACCCGCATCAGAAGGGTTACTTCTACGGAAATCTGGAAGCTATGTTCGACCAGATTCACGGAAAGGAAATCTCTTACAACAACCTGCTCGATATCAATGCAGCCGTTGACCTGATCGATGAATTTGAAGAGACTACGTTTGCCGTATTGAAGCATAACAATGCTTGCGGTCTGGCTTCACGCCCCACGGTGCTTGAAGCATGGAACGACGCATTGGCTGGTGACCCGGTTTCCGCTTTCGGTGGTGTGCTCATCACAAACGGAGTGATCGATAAGGACGCTGCTGAGGAAATCAATAAAATCTTCTTCGAAGTAATTATTGCCCCTGATTATGATGTAGACGCATTGGAAATCCTGGGACAGAAGAAAAACCGTATTATTTTGGTTCGCAAGCCTGCCGCACTGCCTAAGAAGCAGTTCCGTTCTCTCCTGAATGGTGTATTGGTACAGGACCGCGACCTGAACATCGAGAAGCCTGAAGATTTGAAAACTGCAACTACGAAAGTGCCTACCGCACAGGAAATAGAAGACATGCTTTTCGCTAACAAGATTGTGAAGAACAGTAAGTCCAACGCTATCGTACTGGCTAAAGGCAAGCAATTGCTGGCAAGCGGTGTGGGACAGACTTCACGTGTGGATGCTTTGAAGCAGGCCATCGAAAAAGCCAAGAACTTCGGCTTCGACCTGAAAGGTGCCGTGATGGCATCCGACGCTTTCTTCCCCTTCCCTGACTGTGTGGAGATTGCCGGAAATGAAGGTGTGACCGCAGTTATTCAACCGGGTGGTTCCATCAAGGATCAGCTTTCGTTCGACTATTGCAACGAACATGGCATCGCGATGGTGATTACGGGAATTCGTCATTTCAAACACTAA
- a CDS encoding rod shape-determining protein, with the protein MGLFSFTQEIAMDLGTANTIITTNGKIVVDEPSVVALDRRTDKMIAVGDKAKMMHEKTHENIRTIRPLRDGVIADFYACEQMIRGLIKMVNNRNRLFSPSLRMVIGVPSGSTEVELRAVRDSAEHAGGRDVYLIFEPMAAAIGIGIDVEAPEGNMIVDIGGGSTEIAVISLGGIVANNSIRIAGDDFTADIQEYMSRQHNVKVSERMAERIKINAGAALTELGEDAPEDYIVHGPNRITALPMEVPVCYQEVAHCLEKSISKIETAILNALENTPPELYADIVHNGIYLAGGGALLRGLDKRLTDKINIPFHIAEDPLHAVAKGTGVALKNVDRFSFLMR; encoded by the coding sequence ATGGGATTATTCTCTTTTACGCAAGAAATAGCGATGGACCTTGGTACCGCCAATACCATTATTACAACCAATGGTAAGATTGTGGTGGATGAGCCTTCGGTGGTAGCTCTCGACCGTCGCACCGATAAGATGATTGCCGTGGGTGATAAGGCAAAGATGATGCACGAAAAGACCCACGAAAACATACGTACCATCCGTCCGCTTCGCGACGGTGTAATTGCCGACTTCTATGCTTGCGAGCAGATGATACGCGGTTTGATAAAGATGGTGAATAATCGCAACCGTCTCTTCTCACCTTCGCTCCGTATGGTTATCGGTGTCCCCTCGGGTAGTACTGAAGTGGAACTGCGTGCCGTGCGCGACTCTGCCGAGCATGCCGGCGGACGTGACGTCTATCTGATTTTCGAACCTATGGCTGCCGCTATCGGTATCGGCATCGATGTGGAAGCTCCGGAAGGAAACATGATTGTAGATATAGGTGGTGGCTCTACGGAAATTGCCGTTATCTCCTTGGGTGGTATCGTAGCCAACAATTCCATCCGCATAGCGGGTGATGACTTTACTGCAGACATTCAGGAGTATATGAGCCGTCAGCACAATGTGAAGGTCAGCGAGCGTATGGCCGAACGTATTAAGATCAATGCGGGTGCCGCCCTGACCGAGCTTGGTGAAGACGCCCCCGAAGATTATATCGTTCACGGACCGAACCGTATCACGGCTCTGCCTATGGAAGTGCCTGTATGCTATCAGGAAGTGGCGCACTGTCTGGAGAAATCAATCTCGAAGATTGAAACCGCTATCTTGAACGCGCTGGAAAATACACCTCCTGAACTGTATGCCGATATCGTGCACAATGGTATTTATCTGGCAGGTGGTGGTGCATTGCTCCGCGGACTCGATAAGCGTCTGACTGATAAGATTAACATTCCGTTCCATATTGCTGAGGATCCCCTGCATGCTGTTGCCAAAGGTACGGGTGTGGCGCTGAAGAATGTGGATCGTTTCTCATTCCTGATGAGATGA
- the mreC gene encoding rod shape-determining protein MreC, with product MRNLLNFLIKYNYWFLFLLLEAASFVLLFHFNYYQQSVFFTSANSVAGKVYDVSGAITSYFHLKSVNEDLLDRNMWLEQRVAFLEKTLKNKGMDSVRLYSLERLEPDEYHIFKANVIKNSLNRVDNYITLDEGSSAGIRPEMGVVDANGVVGIVYKTSPHYSTVIPLLNSKSSISCKIVGSEYFGYLKWEYGDSRYAYLKDLPRHAEFNLGDTVVTSGYSTVFPAGIMVGTVDDMSDSHDGLSYLLKIKLATDFGKVSNVRVIARTGQEEQQMLEKEEGE from the coding sequence ATGCGAAATTTACTGAACTTTCTTATTAAATACAACTACTGGTTCCTCTTTCTACTGTTAGAGGCAGCCAGTTTTGTTTTATTGTTCCACTTCAATTACTATCAGCAGAGTGTGTTTTTCACATCAGCCAATAGTGTGGCGGGGAAAGTTTACGATGTTTCGGGAGCTATTACTTCTTATTTCCATCTGAAATCTGTCAATGAAGACCTGCTCGACCGTAATATGTGGTTGGAGCAGCGGGTGGCTTTCCTGGAGAAAACGCTGAAAAATAAAGGAATGGACTCTGTTCGGTTGTATAGCCTGGAACGGCTCGAACCGGACGAATACCATATTTTCAAAGCGAATGTAATCAAGAATAGTCTGAACCGGGTGGATAACTATATCACCCTTGATGAAGGAAGTTCTGCGGGTATCCGTCCGGAAATGGGAGTGGTAGATGCCAACGGAGTAGTGGGCATTGTCTATAAGACTTCTCCGCATTACTCTACCGTTATCCCATTGCTGAACAGTAAATCGAGCATCAGTTGCAAGATTGTGGGCAGTGAATATTTCGGTTACTTGAAGTGGGAATATGGAGACTCTCGTTATGCTTATCTGAAAGATTTACCTCGCCACGCAGAGTTTAACCTGGGTGATACGGTGGTGACAAGTGGATATTCTACAGTATTTCCTGCAGGCATCATGGTGGGAACGGTGGATGATATGTCTGATTCCCACGACGGCCTCTCTTATCTGTTGAAGATAAAGTTGGCCACGGACTTCGGAAAGGTGAGCAACGTTCGGGTGATTGCCCGTACCGGACAAGAAGAGCAGCAGATGTTGGAGAAGGAAGAAGGGGAATGA
- the mreD gene encoding rod shape-determining protein MreD, which translates to MVINYLHKIGWFVGLVLLQVLILNNVHIAGYATPFLYIYLILKFESETPRNTLMLWAFFLGLTVDIFSDTPGMNAAATVALAFLRPTFLRLFVPRDAFENIVPSIKSMGIVPFLKYLVVSVFIHHAILLTIEFFSFAHIGTLLLRIVASALLTITCIMAIEGVKKK; encoded by the coding sequence TTGGTCATCAATTATCTGCATAAAATAGGTTGGTTTGTCGGTTTGGTACTATTGCAGGTACTGATACTGAATAATGTGCATATTGCCGGATATGCCACTCCTTTTCTATATATTTATCTCATACTGAAATTTGAGTCGGAAACACCACGGAATACTTTGATGCTGTGGGCGTTTTTTCTGGGACTGACGGTGGATATCTTTTCGGATACGCCGGGTATGAATGCTGCAGCTACGGTGGCACTGGCTTTTCTGCGTCCTACATTCCTACGCCTGTTTGTGCCGAGGGATGCGTTTGAGAATATAGTTCCTTCGATCAAGTCGATGGGAATTGTACCTTTCCTGAAGTATTTGGTTGTTAGCGTTTTTATTCATCATGCAATATTACTTACCATAGAATTCTTTTCGTTCGCCCATATCGGAACGTTGCTGCTGAGAATTGTGGCAAGTGCGTTGCTGACTATAACCTGTATCATGGCTATAGAAGGAGTGAAGAAGAAGTAA
- the mrdA gene encoding penicillin-binding protein 2, which produces MAKDYTLEKRKLVIGGVAIVIVIIYIMRLFVLQIMTDTYKKNADSNAFLNKIQYPSRGAIYDRNGKLLVFNQPAYDITFVPREVTELDTLDFCRTLNITKEQLLKRMKDVKNRWMNPGYSRYTHQVFMTQLSAEECGVFQEKLFKFPGFYIQRRTIRQYTYNSAGHALGDIGEVSMRDIEADDYYIRGDYVGKQGIEKSYEKYLRGEKGVEVLLRDAHGRIQGHYMDGKLDRPSIPGKNLKLGLDIDLQMLGERLMKNKIGAIVAIEPETGEILCLVSAPNFDPHLMIGRQRGKNHNMLQRDKQKPLLNRAIMGVYPPGSTFKTAQALTFLQEGIIQPSTSFPCSHGFIYGGLRVGCHGHGSPLPLIPAIATSCNAYFCWGLYRMFGDKKYGSPQNALTVWKDHMVSQGFGYKLGTDLPGEKRGFIPNAGVYDKAYRGSWNGLTVISISIGQGEVLSTPLQMANLAATIANRGYFVTPHIVKDIQDAELDSIYRERRYTSIDRSYYEEIVEGMRAAVTGVTGSATCRIAGTILPGVEVCGKTGTAQNRGHDHSAFIGFAPMDKPKIAIAVYVENGGWGATYGVPYGALMMEQYLNGKLSPASEERAEEMSNRVIMYGDEER; this is translated from the coding sequence ATGGCAAAAGATTATACACTCGAAAAGCGGAAATTAGTGATAGGTGGGGTAGCAATTGTGATTGTTATCATTTATATCATGCGTCTTTTTGTGTTGCAGATCATGACTGATACTTACAAGAAGAACGCGGACAGTAACGCTTTCCTCAATAAAATCCAGTATCCTTCGCGCGGTGCGATTTATGACCGTAATGGAAAGTTACTGGTGTTCAATCAACCTGCGTATGATATCACATTCGTGCCGCGAGAGGTGACGGAACTGGATACTCTCGATTTTTGCCGCACACTGAATATTACGAAAGAACAGTTGCTGAAGCGAATGAAAGATGTGAAGAACCGCTGGATGAATCCCGGTTATTCCAGATATACGCATCAGGTGTTTATGACGCAGCTCTCGGCGGAAGAGTGCGGTGTATTCCAGGAAAAACTCTTTAAATTCCCGGGTTTTTATATTCAGAGGCGTACTATCCGGCAATACACTTATAATTCTGCTGGACATGCTTTGGGGGATATCGGTGAGGTTTCAATGAGAGATATTGAGGCTGACGACTATTACATTCGCGGTGATTATGTGGGTAAGCAAGGTATAGAAAAGTCATACGAGAAATACCTGCGTGGCGAAAAAGGAGTAGAGGTTTTGCTTCGTGATGCGCATGGACGTATTCAGGGCCACTATATGGATGGGAAACTGGATCGACCATCCATACCGGGTAAGAACCTGAAATTAGGGTTGGATATTGATTTGCAGATGTTGGGTGAGCGTCTGATGAAGAATAAAATCGGTGCAATTGTGGCTATTGAGCCGGAAACGGGGGAGATCCTTTGTTTGGTATCTGCTCCGAATTTTGATCCGCACTTGATGATTGGCCGCCAACGTGGTAAAAATCATAATATGCTACAGAGAGATAAGCAGAAACCTTTGCTGAATCGTGCTATTATGGGTGTTTATCCTCCGGGGTCTACTTTTAAAACAGCGCAGGCGCTGACATTCTTACAGGAAGGTATCATACAGCCATCCACATCGTTTCCTTGTTCTCACGGATTCATTTATGGAGGTCTGCGTGTGGGATGTCACGGGCATGGATCACCTCTTCCGCTGATACCTGCTATTGCCACTTCGTGTAATGCTTATTTCTGTTGGGGGCTTTATCGCATGTTTGGTGATAAGAAATACGGTTCACCACAGAATGCGCTTACTGTATGGAAAGATCACATGGTTTCTCAAGGATTTGGTTATAAGCTGGGAACGGACTTGCCGGGTGAGAAACGCGGATTTATTCCCAATGCGGGTGTTTATGATAAGGCCTATCGTGGATCATGGAATGGATTGACGGTAATCAGTATTTCTATCGGTCAGGGTGAAGTTTTAAGTACACCTTTGCAAATGGCAAATTTAGCGGCTACCATCGCTAATCGTGGTTATTTTGTGACTCCGCATATTGTGAAGGATATTCAGGACGCAGAATTGGACAGTATCTACCGGGAACGTCGTTACACTTCTATCGACCGCTCTTATTATGAAGAAATTGTAGAAGGTATGCGGGCTGCCGTTACGGGAGTTACTGGAAGTGCTACTTGCCGTATAGCCGGAACCATACTGCCGGGTGTAGAAGTCTGTGGAAAGACGGGTACGGCACAGAATCGCGGACATGACCACTCTGCATTTATAGGTTTTGCCCCAATGGATAAGCCGAAGATCGCAATTGCTGTTTATGTGGAGAATGGTGGTTGGGGGGCAACCTACGGAGTACCTTATGGTGCTTTAATGATGGAACAGTATTTGAATGGAAAACTTTCGCCTGCCAGCGAAGAAAGAGCGGAAGAAATGAGTAATCGTGTGATAATGTATGGTGACGAGGAGAGATAG